From Daucus carota subsp. sativus chromosome 6, DH1 v3.0, whole genome shotgun sequence, the proteins below share one genomic window:
- the LOC108226422 gene encoding serine/threonine-protein kinase STY46 — protein sequence MVMEDNESCSSRVVESMGVNSRQERMKLEVYNEVLWRLKDSNHPEAQDSDFDDQLWAHFNRLPTRYALDVNVERAEDVLTHKKLLLEAHDPANRPVFDVRLVQVSPASNGHTDDSIDSSSPKKEVVQSIHPPPAFGSSPNLESLAIDTKKNHAQDRDSATNASTKSSRPMHEITFSADDKPKLLSQLTSLLAEIGLNIQEAHAFSTVDGYSLDVFVVDGWPFEETEQLRTTLAKEVLKIESRSWPNQLPLDPLDVNEQSPIKCENDHLTIPSDGTDVWEIDPQQLKFECKVASGSYGDLYKGTYRSQEVAIKVLKVERVNAEMQREFAQEVYIMRKVRHKNVVQFIGACTKPPSLCIVTEYMSGGSVYDYLHKHKGTFKLPSLLKVAIDISKGMNYLHQNNIIHRDLKAANLLMDENEVVKVADFGVARVKAQSGVMTAETGTYRWMAPEVIEHKPYDHKADIFSFAIVLWELLTGKIPYEYLTPLQAAVGVVQKGLRPTIPKNTLPKLAELLERCWQQEPTSRPDFTEIIAILQQIAKEVVDDGDDRRKSGGFLSVLRRH from the exons ATGGTGATGGAAGACAACGAGAGTTGTAGTAGTAGAGTGGTGGAATCAATGGGTGTGAATAGTAGACAAGAAAGAATGAAACTTGAAGTTTATAATGAGGTTCTTTGGAGGCTTAAAGATTCTAATCATCCTGAAGCTCAAGATTCTGATTTTGATGATCAGCTTTGGGCTCACTTTAATAGACTACCCACTAG GTATGCGTTGGATGTGAATGTGGAAAGGGCGGAAGATGTTCTCACGCATAAAAAGTTACTTCTTGAAGCCCATGATCCTGCTAATAGACCTGTATTTGATGTTCGTCTAGTGCAG GTTTCTCCTGCTTCAAATGGACACACAGATGATTCTATTGATTCAAGTTCTCCAAAAAAGGAGGTTGTCCAAAG CATTCATCCACCTCCTGCATTTGGTTCTTCACCAAATCTTGAATCCCTTGCAATCGATACTAAAAAAAATCATGCTCAAGACAGGGATAGTGCAACAAATGCATCTACAAAATCTTCTAG GCCAATGCATGAAATCACCTTTTCAGCTGATGACAAGCCAAAACTTCTTAGTCag TTAACTTCTTTATTGGCTGAGATTGGGCTTAACATTCAAGAGGCACACGCGTTTTCCACAGTTGATGGTTACTCCTTAGATGTTTTTGTTGTTGATGGTTGGCCGTTTGAG GAAACTGAGCAACTCCGAACTACCTTAGCAAAAGAAGTTCTAAAGATTGAg AGTCGTTCGTGGCCAAATCAACTTCCATTAGACCCTCTTGATGTAAATGAGCAGAGTCCCATCAAATGTGAAAATGATCACTTGACAATACCTAGCGACGGAACTGATGTCTGGGAAATCGATCCCCaacaattaaaatttgagtGCAAAGTTGCGTCAGGGTCATATGGTGATCT ATATAAAGGTACATACCGTAGTCAAGAAGTGGCTATCAAAGTCCTTAAGGTTGAACGTGTAAATGCTGAGATGCAGCGGGAGTTTGCCCAAGAAGTTTATATAATGAG GAAAGTTCGACACAAGAATGTGGTGCAATTCATAGGTGCATGTACCAAACCTCCAAGCTTATGCATTGTAACAG AATATATGAGCGGTGGAAGTGTCTATGACTATCTGCACAAGCACAAGGGTACTTTCAAGCTTCCATCTTTACTCAAAGTGGCAATTGATATATCAAAGGGAATGAACTACTTGCACCAGAACAATATAATTCATAGAGACTTAAAGGCTGCCAATCTTTTAATGGACGAGAATGAA GTGGTTAAAGTAGCTGATTTTGGTGTTGCTAGAGTGAAAGCACAATCTGGAGTTATGACTGCAGAAACTGGAACATATAGATGGATGGCTCCAGAG gTTATCGAACACAAGCCCTACGATCACAAGGCTGATATATTCAGTTTTGCAATTGTATTGTGGGAGTTGTTGACGGGGAAG ATTCCATACGAGTACCTAACGCCCCTACAAGCAGCTGTTGGAGTGGTCCAAAAG GGACTACGCCCAACCATTCCGAAAAACACTCTTCCAAAACTTGCTGAACTGCTTGAAAGATGCTGGCAGCAAGAGCCAACATCAAGACCTGACTTCACTGAAATAATTGCAATCTTACAGCAGATTGCCAAGGAG GTTGTAGATGATGGAGATGATCGTCGCAAAAGTGGTGGATTTCTTTCGGTCCTTAGACGTCACTAA